ATATTCAACCAAGACCTAGATTTAACTGGACAAGGACTCTTGCCCTCATTGCCATGCCTATTTATACGCAGTATTTATAAGCGTGTTTTCCTTAGAGTAGGCAAAGGTTCAGAATTTTAACAGAAGTGAGACAACCACTCTTGGCACATGAGCCAGTATTTCAAGCATTAGTGTAACCCGTTATAGAAAACATATTGATAGACACTTAATTTCTTAAAGCTATCTGGTTTTTAAGTGATGGAGGACCACTTAACTTGTCTTTATTAAGTCCATCATAGCACATAATGCAACAGCCAATACTGAATTTCCAAAGCTCTGCTTACAAAAGCAAATTTGCTTTCCTATTGGAAAGCTGCTGCTTAAACTTTGGAACTAAACAATTTATTGCCATTCCACAGACAGACTAACTATGTGCATGTTGAACGTACATCCTTGACTTTGTTGTTAGACTCCTGCTCTTCCAAGTGTTGTACAGGCTTATGTTAACCTGACTTGTTAGGCTGTATCTTCCAGAGGATTAGCCCTGTTTGTTCAGCAAAAAGAACCAGAGTCCTGTGGCACTTGAAAGACTAATTTATTATGGCATTaattagttagtctttaaggtactacaGGATTCCTGCTTTTATTTGGCTACAGCTAGTAAAATCCCTTCCTGCCTATGACCTACTATGTTCAcgaagccattattattattattattattattatttatttatttatttatttattttaataaataaagagaacaacaattaccagacctttagaaggcatcccaaggcagccctgtttagggaagcttttaatgtttgatgaatttctgtattttaatattttgttggaagccacccagagtggctgggggaacccggcctgatgggcggggtataaatattattattattattattattattattacatttcccAAAAGCTTGATAATGTAGTCTCCTGTGGCAAATCCTTCCTCAAAAGACAGAGGATTCTGATATGGCAATAACCTAcatttgcatctttattttctgATGTCCTGTATAATTTTCTCCCACTTCCCTGCTTTCTGGTACCATATAAGTAAGATGTGCTGGATAGGAATGTTTGAGGCAAATTATTCTTCAGCTCAGTTTACTACAGTTTTCAGCGACAGCACAGTGTATTGCGCAGATAGAAAAGGTTAACGAACCGAGGAGGGAAATACACCAGTTTAAAAGTAATAAGCCATTAATTACCTGAGTGAAGCCCCTTTGCAGGCAGTCTGGAACTTGCACTCCACTGCCAATAGCACAAACCTAAAGGACACGCTAGGAAGAATTTATGTGTTCTTGACATGAAAGTACCCATAACCTGTTGTGTGCTTTGTTCTTTTCCAGGAAAAAGTGAACGTGCTCCAAGGGCCAGATAAGATACTTGCTTTTATGTCATTCTGCAAAGACTATCTTAATAGCTATGGGTGAATATAGCCGCTTTATAGACTGGGATAAAATGGATTCTACAATCCAGGACCAGGATGCAAAGGAACTGACCAGCACAGAATTTCAGGACCTGAAGCAACTGGCTCGCCAGGGATATTGGGCCAAAAACCACTCTTTAAGAGCCAAAGTGTACCACAAACTGATTAATGATATCCCTTGCCGCACAGTGACTCCAGATGCCCACGTCTACCGGGACATTGTGGTGAAAATTGCTGGCAAACGTAACAGCAGCAGTCTTCCGCTTCCAGAATTTTTGGACAACAGCCTTGTTCCCACTTACTGCCTGAATGCAGAAGGCATTGTGGCAGTCAGGAAGATAATTTCATGCATTGCAAGCCAGTTCCCGGACATATCATTCTGCCCAGCTCTGCCTTCAGTGGTAGCACTTCTCCTCCATTACAGTAGGGATGAAGCAGAGTGCTTTGAGAAGGTCTGTCGCATCCTTGCCTGCAACGATCCCTCCAAGCACTTCATTGATCAGACGTTCTTGGCTTTTGAGTCATCTTGCATGACTTTTGGCGATCTGGTTAACAAATACTGTCAGGCGGCCCACAAGCTGATGGTAGCAGTTTCTGAGGATGTGCTAGAAGTATATTCAGACTGGCAACGGTGGCTTTTTGGAGAACTGCCTCTGATTTATGTTGCACGGGTCTTTGATGTATTCTTGGTAGAGGGCTACAAGGTTCTATACCGTGTTGCATTAGCTCTTCTCAAATTCTTTCATAAAGTCCGGGTTGGGCAGACTATGGAGTCAGACAACGTTCAGCAGGACATCCGAGCTTTCGTTAGGGATATTGCAAAGTCAGTGTCTCCTGAGAAATTGCTAGAGAAAGCTTTTGCAATTCGGCTCTTTTCGCGGAAGGAGATCCAGCTTTTGCAGATGGCCAATGAGAAGGCTCTTCAGCAGAAAGGGATAACCGTCAAACAGAAGAGGTAAAAGGGATTCATTCATACTCCAGAGGCTTTCCCTCTCCTCTAGTAATGCTCTTGACTTACATGGGAAGTGGATATTGTTGCAAAAGCAGAATAATGTGGGTGCTCAATGGAAAAGTGTAGAGACTGTACCAACTTAACCGAATAGTTACATGCGTATGTTTGCTTTTTCAGCTTCTGATAATTGGGCTTTTCAAGAACTTTAATTTTTCACAAGGACCATAGTGGTGGAGCTCTTTCAAGGCTTAATTCAAACACTagtcatgattttttaaaactctaaATAGATTATGTCTTAAAATAATCTAAGAGACTGTGACATCCCATATGAAGTTGCCCCCTTCATTAAGATCTGAAGAGGGTCTACTCTGCTTTTGTAAACCTTAACTACTAATGGGAGAAGAAGGAGATATCCTTTTCTGATGCCGCACCTAGATTATAGAACTAGATTATAGAATCTAGATTATAGAatcagggtgtgtttgtgtgcttgttttgTACTCATCCCCCTGTGGCATTCCAACATTTTGATAAAAGGCATTCTTCTTGCAATATGTTTTTGACCTGCTCAGTTGCGAGTTACTTTTCCcctctttaattttctttttgttgatGATGGAATTGTGATGGCCTACTTGGCCTACTTGATGCCTTGAGCATCTTAAAAATAATAGAAAGGTGAGGTACATTTTTTATAATGAATAGAGGCTCAGAAGACAAGTAAAGGCAAAGGTAGCCAGAGCTGTTAGGTTTTGAGAGAGATGCTTAACTTCTGTTTCAGAATCAGACCTACAGAAGGCATGCTGGATGTAGCAAAACACAAGCGTTTCtgattttcaatttaaaaaagcCTTAGGAGATTGGATTTTTGAGTGCTGGAAGTTGCCTTATCattcctctcctgccccctcttttacTTGTTGTTTGCTCAAAATTGCCttctgctgctttcttttccACATGGTTCCAGATGTTTCTGTAGTAGCTCAGATGGATGATTTTGAACATAAAACAGCTAGAGAGAAAAGGGTAACACACCCTGTTCCCTTCTGCCGGTCTTCAATAGCCTCCTAAGGCTACTtttcattaaaaattaaaatgattttatGACATGTATTTGTGTGTAACACATGATTTTCCTTGGGACACAAAACAAGTATGTTGTTCCTCAGACTTCATATAATCTAAGTTGCTGagtaaaacaagaaataaaattaatcccACAGTAGTACTGCCTTGCTAGAGAGGTGGGTTAACTTGGCTCTGATTGGAATAAAGGACTTTGAGGGGAATGCCTTTTATAAGCTGAACCATAGTAAGGACAGCTTGGGTAAAAAAAACCTGAGTTCCTGGTGGTTATTTCTGTAAGTTTGTCACACTACCCTTGGAACAGTGATTTTGATCCATCTGCAGCAAGACCATGGGTAGATGCTTGTGGATTAGAAGCTGCATTTCCTCTCTACCGCTAGGGCAACTCAGTGGCTGCATAGAAAATGCAATGAAGTCTCTTTCAGCTGCACAATAGTTTGAATCCAGGTACATGCAAACTTGTCCACAGAAGTTAAGAAGCCCACGGAAATGTTTCTCAGTTCCTCCGCTGTAACGATGAATAATATTTGCTTCTAAAATTAGGCGCTGCATCGTAAATGGCAGAATAAGACTTGCTGCAGGTTTTCATTCTAAGAAAGCAAAAGCACAAGGAAAGGAATCTCTGCTGGTCTTTGTGGAACCCTGAAAAGTGGGAAAGGGGCAAAGGTCTTTTCCAGCACACGGAAAGGTCTGACTGGTGAGGAGAGTCTTGCTTACCATAGGCTATTAACAAACATGCTTTTGGTGTTCATAAAATAAAACTCTTAACATCATTTACAAAAGACATAAAGATGTTGCTACTGGCTAAAAcctcttttgcaaaaaaaaaaatccctatccaAGGTGACACAAATTACCAAGTTAAGCAGTGTACTTTATTGCACAAGCAGTGTGGATATTGGGTAGAGTGAAAAACAACCTGCTGTGAGATGTAACCATTGTAATATTTATCGAAACCGCTAAAGACATTAAACAAGAAATATTAAGCAGGCACAGAACCTCTAGCTTacaacagtgttagaaactcagatagacgccaaatggcaccttaaacctggctTGCAGTCACCACAGATAAAGGCTAttcattccagggggttggactagatgaccctcaggtcccttccaacactacaattctgtgattctacaattctgtgacctcaactacattgcttgactgtagaTTGCTCTTACAGAAATTCGCTTGTCCAATATGCAAGAAAGAGaaacacacagtggaaatggaacTGGTATTAACTATgaactaaggcagaggtttttaaactgtgatCTGTGAGTTGCATTTGGGTGCCCTGTGGAAAGGCTGCACCACAGCCCTGTACTTTCCTTGATGGAGGATTAAGATGCCCGGCAAAGGGTTCATCATCCGCATGGCAGTGCAGAAGCAAAAGGAGTGTGTCTTTTGCTGGGCACGCGTCAGCTGGCTTGATGGAGTTGTCAGTCGCCACCCTGGCGCCCGGAAATCTCCACATAGTTGCAATTGGACCTGCACCAGTAGCAAAAGGTGCCGGGCACCCAgttaatttcaaacactggcttACAATCTATAAAGACAAACTTAAGAAATGGGGGAAAGGGCTACAGCTAAAAGTACTAAAACTGGGCAGAGATAAGTGCACGAGGCATCTTTGATGAAAGAGCCCTTTAAGATGTTCCTCTGGGGCTTATTCATGTGGCAAGTGTTTGTGAAAGCCTTAAAGTTTCTACAGTCTTGTCAGAAGCATTGACATTTCAGAGATTTGGGTCAGTGTTCTAAATATTCCATTTATTGTTAGTAGAAATAGCACAAGACCAGTGGCTGACAGGCATGAGAACGTTGTGCTTTTGTATAAGCTGAAGAACAGCTGGTATTCTGTAATCACAGAAACTTGACTGGAGAAAATGTGTTCTGGTTGTTTGACCCAAAACGTTAAGCTTCAAAGAGCTTGGTTAACAGCCTCACAAATTTCTTAGCATTTCACACATGCaaatggtttggtttttgaaATTATGTAATATGCACCTGTCCAATTTTCCAAGGGGAGGGGATTCCATTTTTATATGTTAACTCTGTGTTTTTGTAATAtcttgtttaagttgtctgttgttgcttcgtTTTTTGTGCaccacttatatatatatatataatccaggTCAAATCAAGTCAAAGGGTAAGTACCACAGCACTAAAGACCCAATTTCTACATTGTGTGAAACAGGAAAACCTCAACAACAGAGCACAGTCACATATAAGGAGTGAGAGTAGAAGGGAAGGTTGAAGGGCAAGTGCAGAAGTCATAAGCAGTTAGGTGAAGAGACATTGTCTAGAAAGATAAATGTGATAAGAGAATTGAGGAGGAAAAACGTGAGTGATACAATAGTTGGGTGTTCATCTGTTCTTTAATCTTGTTCATTTGACTTCCAATCTTACTCTTGAGTTTTTCTCTAGGCTCTAATTTACTGAacttttcttgatttttttttctctctctctcttttgtctccTTCTGTCATTTCGCTGTCTGCTGCACCCTCCTCTTTGCAGCATTGTGTCCCCAAAAAGGTAGGTTTCAAGATTTGAATATGCCACGCTATGcttttctcttctgccttggCTTGACTTCCTAATGGCTGTTACCGTGGCTTATGCTTGGCTGGTTATGGCAGTACTTGCTGCAGCATCAGGTGGTGGGCGAGCAGGGGTGTGTGGCAATTCACAAATGTATTTCCAGAGCTTTCAACAGTCCTGCTGTCAAGTATGCTGTACAAGGTCTGCATTCTAGTCTAGACTTATTTCTCTGCGCTGTCGTGAGGATTTCATTGGTGAAACATAAGCCTATTCTAACATAGTACTGTAAGTGCTACTAGTCTTTCATTGTTAAAAGAATTTCTGAGCCATATAGCGATAGGAAGGATGTTAAACATGAAGTTGCTGTTTGTGTGAATAGATAGAGATTGTTAATAACCCTAGTAGTACAGCCTAAGATATTTTTGTGCCTAGGGAGGTGTTCAGATGGTCTGGTATCTAAATTCCCTGTAGCAAAACTACAGggcaccaggcagagagccttctcggtagtggggcctgccctgtggaatgccctcccatcagatgtcaaagagataaacaactacctgacatttagaaaacatcagaaggcagccctgtgtagggaagtttttgatgtgtgacattttaatgtattttaatctttgttggaagccgcccagagtggctggggaaacccagctggatgggcggggtacaaattattattattattattattattattattattattatttatttattataaattcTACGTAACTATGGGAAGGGTATATTGGCTGCAATTCTTCAGATAGCATTATAGGCATAAAGTACCTTACTCTTACTGACAGGGTTGTATGTTGCCACTTATATGTCTTGGGGGTGTTTTGAGGACTAAAACTGGGTTGCTATATGGGagtcatcctcctccctgccattCAGACAAGGACATGTGGTGGGTGTAATGTCCCTCCCTATAGTGCGCtatatatttacagtggtgcctcgctagacgaatttaattcattctacgggtcttttcttataacgaaaaattcgtctaacgaatcccataggaatgcattgaatttttttgaatttttttttgcccataggaacacattaattgaatttcaatgcattcctatgggaaaccgtgattcgctagactaatttttcataaaacgaattcgtctagcgaggcaacctccgctagaaaaaactttcgttaagcggaaatttcgttaagcagggcattcgttaagcgaggcaccactgtactttttccTTGTATCTTGTTCCATCTCCTTGCTTCTGACCACCTATGCCGTGCTCTCATTGGTTCATACATATGCTGGTcagtctgtctctgtctctctctctctctctctctctctctcacacacacacacacacacacacacacacacactcatatatATACCAGCACTCCTTTTGTCTGcttgttgcttttattatttcaTGACTCTATCCttctttatttgccttcttttcctttttccagaGAGCCTTTCGAAATGAATGATGGAAAAGTTCCTAGGCCCATATTGCTCTGGGACTTGTCAAGCCTCCTTCACAGCCACATCTCCTGCCATTATGTTCCCAGGCTTGCTCTCAGTGAGCCCTGACCCTTGAATCTCCCTAATTTTTTCTTCCCTGAATCTTACAGTCAGATGGCTGCACATCCTGATTCCCTACCTCATCCCTCCTGTTACCTCTAGGGTCTTCTTTGTTGCTCAGACTTCACCTTAGTACAGGCAATGACTGTTATGTTCCTGACCGCCTTGCGTGTTGGCGGAGTGTGCATAATCCAGTTACCCTCCCGCCTTTTTTCCAGCCCCTTCTGTGTTGTGTGATGCACATGTGCGCTGTCACGTGTCAATTAGTCATTGTCTGTATAACACCAGTTccttcattcttattttttttcacCTTGGGAGCAACAGAAGCACATTGTAATGGAAAGTGTTGGAAGAAAGCACCTAAGATAGCCTAGTGACAGTCAGGGGCATGGCTCAATGCATTAAGGCATTAAACAAAAAGAGCTTCCTACAGCCCATGCACAAACAcagaaaataaatgcaacaaatgaagGTGTGACTAAGTGTGGGACTATTGCCTGCAGCCCGAATTGGATGAATGGCATGTTCTTCCCCACCCTCGGTTAAGCTTGTTTCcaatatctttttaaaagtatACAAGCCCATGTGGTATTAAAGCCCATAGCTGAGAAACCAGTAGTGAACCTTTAACAAATTTATTGTTAGCAgcggtgctttttttctgtggggatgcagaggtatgtgtacccctaaacattttgtgaatctttttacttttgtccatttagcgTATTTCtttccccccgatttgaactataaaatggtgattttcttgagccaaaatgagagtacccctaaacaatttttaaaggaaaaatgcaCTGGTTAGCAGCATGCTTATTAATCACTCTGCCACAGTCCATGTGTTTTGGTAAGAAGGCATGAGATTCATGTTAGCTTGAGCTGCCTAAGCCTTGATGGTTTTAAGGTTTAGAGATTAGTGATAAATTGTAGCATGCACACTGAACAGAGCAGCCTTCACAAGTTGTAGAtcatttattttggtatgagctttcgtgtgcatgcacacttcttcagataca
The Zootoca vivipara chromosome 14, rZooViv1.1, whole genome shotgun sequence DNA segment above includes these coding regions:
- the TBC1D24 gene encoding TBC1 domain family member 24 isoform X1, giving the protein MGEYSRFIDWDKMDSTIQDQDAKELTSTEFQDLKQLARQGYWAKNHSLRAKVYHKLINDIPCRTVTPDAHVYRDIVVKIAGKRNSSSLPLPEFLDNSLVPTYCLNAEGIVAVRKIISCIASQFPDISFCPALPSVVALLLHYSRDEAECFEKVCRILACNDPSKHFIDQTFLAFESSCMTFGDLVNKYCQAAHKLMVAVSEDVLEVYSDWQRWLFGELPLIYVARVFDVFLVEGYKVLYRVALALLKFFHKVRVGQTMESDNVQQDIRAFVRDIAKSVSPEKLLEKAFAIRLFSRKEIQLLQMANEKALQQKGITVKQKSIVSPKRQNVHLAVHAENFKSEIVDVKKMRDIWSWIPERFALCQPLLLFTTSEHGCSLSRFYSHCEGHEPTLLLIKTTAQEVCGAYLSTDWNERKRGGNKLSFFGTGECFVFRLVPEVERYEWVIIKHPELAMTGPEQGNNSSHISDPPSTTSLPSDRLSPFLSARHFNLPSKAASMFMAGGIECIIIGGGDGQALYIDADLNHGRTGHCNTFNNQPLCSESFQIAIIEVWGFKDTMSN
- the TBC1D24 gene encoding TBC1 domain family member 24 isoform X2, whose amino-acid sequence is MGEYSRFIDWDKMDSTIQDQDAKELTSTEFQDLKQLARQGYWAKNHSLRAKVYHKLINDIPCRTVTPDAHVYRDIVVKIAGKRNSSSLPLPEFLDNSLVPTYCLNAEGIVAVRKIISCIASQFPDISFCPALPSVVALLLHYSRDEAECFEKVCRILACNDPSKHFIDQTFLAFESSCMTFGDLVNKYCQAAHKLMVAVSEDVLEVYSDWQRWLFGELPLIYVARVFDVFLVEGYKVLYRVALALLKFFHKVRVGQTMESDNVQQDIRAFVRDIAKSVSPEKLLEKAFAIRLFSRKEIQLLQMANEKALQQKGITVKQKRQNVHLAVHAENFKSEIVDVKKMRDIWSWIPERFALCQPLLLFTTSEHGCSLSRFYSHCEGHEPTLLLIKTTAQEVCGAYLSTDWNERKRGGNKLSFFGTGECFVFRLVPEVERYEWVIIKHPELAMTGPEQGNNSSHISDPPSTTSLPSDRLSPFLSARHFNLPSKAASMFMAGGIECIIIGGGDGQALYIDADLNHGRTGHCNTFNNQPLCSESFQIAIIEVWGFKDTMSN